A stretch of the Ictidomys tridecemlineatus isolate mIctTri1 chromosome 5, mIctTri1.hap1, whole genome shotgun sequence genome encodes the following:
- the Rps29 gene encoding small ribosomal subunit protein uS14 translates to MGHQQLYWSHPRKFGQGSRSCRVCSNRHGLIRKYGLNMCRQCFRQYAKDIGFIKLD, encoded by the exons ATGGGTCACCAACAGCTCTATTGGAGCCACCCGCGAAAATTTGGCCAGGGTTCTCGCTCTTG ccgCGTGTGTTCAAACCGGCACGGTCTGATCCGGAAATACGGCCTCAACATGTGCCGGCAGTGTTTCCGTCAGTACGCGAAGGATATAGGCTTCATTAAG TTGGACTAA